Proteins co-encoded in one Quercus robur chromosome 8, dhQueRobu3.1, whole genome shotgun sequence genomic window:
- the LOC126695986 gene encoding PR5-like receptor kinase, which produces MVTGSISAGGTAIIVIIFLIICTLRRKHLSSNAIVCWKKHARKDQDAEEIIKNYESLAPKRYTYSDVKKLTNSFKDKIGQGGYGAVYKGKLPNGHIEAVKVLTNSKGNGEEFINEVASISKTSHVNIVTLLGFCHEGTKRALIYEFMPKGSLDTYIYNQGLPDINCHLEWNTIHQIAIGIARGLEYLHRGCSTRILHFDIKPHNILLDEDFCPKISDFGLAKLCQRKESIVSMTGVRGTAGYMAPEVFSRNFGGVSHKSDVYSYGMLVFEMVGGRKNFDAGVSHTSEIYFPHWIYKKLELKENVSICEEMSEQEEETTKKMMIVSLWCIQTNPLDRPSMGKVIEMLEGTLQSLEFPPKPFLDSPRRSPQDSSKM; this is translated from the exons ATGGTCACTGGCA GTATTTCGGCAGGTGGGACTGCAATTATAGTAATCATTTTTTTGATTATCTGCACCCTAAGGAGAAAACATTTATCAAGTAATGCAATTGTCTGCTGGAAGAAACATGCAAGAAAAGATCAGGATGCTGAGGAAATCATTAAAAATTATGAATCTCTAGCCCCAAAGCGATACACTTATTCAGATGTGAAGAAACTTACCAACTCATTCAAAGATAAAATAGGACAAGGAGGATATGGTGCTGTATACAAAGGGAAGCTACCTAATGGCCATATCGAGGCAGTGAAAGTCCTAACCAACTCCAAAGGTAACGGGGAAGAATTTATTAACGAGGTGGCTAGCATTAGCAAAACATCTCATGTTAATATAGTTACTCTATTGGGTTTCTGCCATGAGGGGACTAAAAGAGCTCTAATCTATGAATTCATGCCCAAAGGATCTCttgatacatatatatacaatcAAGGATTGCCAGATATAAATTGCCACTTAGAATGGAATACAATACACCAAATTGCAATTGGCATTGCTCGAGGACTAGAGTACTTACATCGTGGTTGTAGCACGAGGATTCTACATTTTGACATAAAACCTCACAATATACTTTTGGATGAAGATTTTTGTCCCAAAATATCAGATTTTGGTCTTGCTAAACTCTGCCAAAGAAAAGAGAGTATTGTGTCCATGACGGGTGTGAGAGGAACTGCAGGATATATGGCCCCAGAAGTATTTAGTCGAAATTTTGGAGGAGTTTCTCATAAGTCTGATGTCTATAGCTATGGAATGTTGGTTTTTGAAATGGTTggaggaagaaaaaatttcGATGCTGGTGTTTCTCATACCAGTGAAATATATTTTCCACACTGGATTTATAAAAAACTTGaactaaaagaaaatgttagTATTTGCGAGGAAATGTCAGAGCAAGAAGAAGAGACAACAAAGAAGATGATGATAGTGAGTTTATGGTGCATTCAGACTAATCCTTTGGATCGGCCATCCATGGGCAAGGTCATAGAGATGTTAGAAGGTACCCTTCAATCATTAGAATTTCCACCAAAGCCATTCTTGGATTCACCAAGAAGATCACCTCAAGATTCATCTAAAATgtaa
- the LOC126694897 gene encoding 2-methoxy-6-polyprenyl-1,4-benzoquinol methylase, mitochondrial-like isoform X1, whose translation MALRMVTRKLGSKLLPRFSSTSLLHSHATSFGFKEVHEEEKSRLVGNVFSSVASSYDLMNDIMSVGLHRLWKDRLVSKLNPFPGMKHLDVAGGTGDVAFRILETLNSVKRRATQDVLEDNLHEETQIFVCEINPNMLNVGKKRAMERGLGEDKSLIWVEGDAEALKFKANSLDGYTIAFGIRNVTHIEKVLAEAYRVLKRGGRFLCLELSHVEVPVFKELYDYYSFSVIPAVGELVAGDRNSYQYLVESIRRFPSQETFASMIAAAGFQKVEYENLVGGVVAIHSGLKF comes from the exons ATGGCCTTGAGAATGGTGACCAGGAAATTAGGGAGTAAACTGTTGCCCAGGTTCTCTTCTACTTCTCTACTGCATTCACATGCCACCAGTTTTG GATTTAAAGAAGtacatgaagaagaaaaaagtcgCTTGGTTGGTAATGTCTTCAGCAGTGTTGCTTCAAGTTATGATCTCATGAATGATATCATGAGTGTTGGATTACATAGATTATGGAAGGACAG ACTGGTCTCCAAACTGAATCCATTTCCTGGAATGAAGCATCTTGATGTTGCTGGTGGGACAG GGGATGTAGCTTTCCGGATCCTGGAAACCTTAAACAGTGTCAAACGCAGAGCAACACAAGATGTTCTTGAAGATAATTTACACGAAGAAACTCAAATATTTGTATGTGAGATCAACCCAAACATGTTAAATGTTGGTAAAAAGCGAGCCATGGAGAGAG GTCTTGGTGAAGACAAATCCCTAATATGGGTGGAGGGGGATGCCGAAGCCTTGAAATTCAAAGCTAATTCATTGGATGGTTACACAATTGCATTTGGGATTAGGAATGTTACACACATAGAGAAAGTTCTTGCTGAAGCTTACAG GGTACTCAAACGGGGAGGAAGATTCCTATGCCTTGAATTGAGCCATGTGGAAGTTCCTGTATTTAAGGAATT GTATGATTATTACTCATTTTCCGTCATTCCAGCTGTGGGAGAGCTAGTTGCAGGTGATCGAAATTCATATCAGTACTTAGTTGAGAGTATTCGCCGTTTTCCCTCCCAG GAGACATTTGCCTCGATGATAGCAGCTGCAGGGTTTCAGAAGGTTGAGTATGAAAATCTTGTTGGTGGAGTGGTCGCCATCCATTCCGGGTTGAAGTTTTAA
- the LOC126694897 gene encoding 2-methoxy-6-polyprenyl-1,4-benzoquinol methylase, mitochondrial-like isoform X2 codes for MALRMVTRKLGSKLLPRFSSTSLLHSHATSFGFKEVHEEEKSRLVGNVFSSVASSYDLMNDIMSVGLHRLWKDRLVSKLNPFPGMKHLDVAGGTGDVAFRILETLNSVKRRATQDVLEDNLHEETQIFVCEINPNMLNVGKKRAMERGLGEDKSLIWVEGDAEALKFKANSLDGYTIAFGIRNVTHIEKVLAEAYRYDYYSFSVIPAVGELVAGDRNSYQYLVESIRRFPSQETFASMIAAAGFQKVEYENLVGGVVAIHSGLKF; via the exons ATGGCCTTGAGAATGGTGACCAGGAAATTAGGGAGTAAACTGTTGCCCAGGTTCTCTTCTACTTCTCTACTGCATTCACATGCCACCAGTTTTG GATTTAAAGAAGtacatgaagaagaaaaaagtcgCTTGGTTGGTAATGTCTTCAGCAGTGTTGCTTCAAGTTATGATCTCATGAATGATATCATGAGTGTTGGATTACATAGATTATGGAAGGACAG ACTGGTCTCCAAACTGAATCCATTTCCTGGAATGAAGCATCTTGATGTTGCTGGTGGGACAG GGGATGTAGCTTTCCGGATCCTGGAAACCTTAAACAGTGTCAAACGCAGAGCAACACAAGATGTTCTTGAAGATAATTTACACGAAGAAACTCAAATATTTGTATGTGAGATCAACCCAAACATGTTAAATGTTGGTAAAAAGCGAGCCATGGAGAGAG GTCTTGGTGAAGACAAATCCCTAATATGGGTGGAGGGGGATGCCGAAGCCTTGAAATTCAAAGCTAATTCATTGGATGGTTACACAATTGCATTTGGGATTAGGAATGTTACACACATAGAGAAAGTTCTTGCTGAAGCTTACAG GTATGATTATTACTCATTTTCCGTCATTCCAGCTGTGGGAGAGCTAGTTGCAGGTGATCGAAATTCATATCAGTACTTAGTTGAGAGTATTCGCCGTTTTCCCTCCCAG GAGACATTTGCCTCGATGATAGCAGCTGCAGGGTTTCAGAAGGTTGAGTATGAAAATCTTGTTGGTGGAGTGGTCGCCATCCATTCCGGGTTGAAGTTTTAA
- the LOC126694897 gene encoding 2-methoxy-6-polyprenyl-1,4-benzoquinol methylase, mitochondrial-like isoform X3, whose translation MALRMVTRKLGSKLLPRFSSTSLLHSHATSFGFKEVHEEEKSRLVGNVFSSVASSYDLMNDIMSVGLHRLWKDRLVSKLNPFPGMKHLDVAGGTGDVAFRILETLNSVKRRATQDVLEDNLHEETQIFVCEINPNMLNVGKKRAMERGLGEDKSLIWVEGDAEALKFKANSLDGYTIAFGIRNVTHIEKVLAEAYRVLKRGGRFLCLELSHVEVPVFKELYDYYSFSVIPAVGELVAGDICLDDSSCRVSEG comes from the exons ATGGCCTTGAGAATGGTGACCAGGAAATTAGGGAGTAAACTGTTGCCCAGGTTCTCTTCTACTTCTCTACTGCATTCACATGCCACCAGTTTTG GATTTAAAGAAGtacatgaagaagaaaaaagtcgCTTGGTTGGTAATGTCTTCAGCAGTGTTGCTTCAAGTTATGATCTCATGAATGATATCATGAGTGTTGGATTACATAGATTATGGAAGGACAG ACTGGTCTCCAAACTGAATCCATTTCCTGGAATGAAGCATCTTGATGTTGCTGGTGGGACAG GGGATGTAGCTTTCCGGATCCTGGAAACCTTAAACAGTGTCAAACGCAGAGCAACACAAGATGTTCTTGAAGATAATTTACACGAAGAAACTCAAATATTTGTATGTGAGATCAACCCAAACATGTTAAATGTTGGTAAAAAGCGAGCCATGGAGAGAG GTCTTGGTGAAGACAAATCCCTAATATGGGTGGAGGGGGATGCCGAAGCCTTGAAATTCAAAGCTAATTCATTGGATGGTTACACAATTGCATTTGGGATTAGGAATGTTACACACATAGAGAAAGTTCTTGCTGAAGCTTACAG GGTACTCAAACGGGGAGGAAGATTCCTATGCCTTGAATTGAGCCATGTGGAAGTTCCTGTATTTAAGGAATT GTATGATTATTACTCATTTTCCGTCATTCCAGCTGTGGGAGAGCTAGTTGCAG GAGACATTTGCCTCGATGATAGCAGCTGCAGGGTTTCAGAAGGTTGA
- the LOC126694897 gene encoding 2-methoxy-6-polyprenyl-1,4-benzoquinol methylase, mitochondrial-like isoform X4, with protein MALRMVTRKLGSKLLPRFSSTSLLHSHATSFGFKEVHEEEKSRLVGNVFSSVASSYDLMNDIMSVGLHRLWKDRLVSKLNPFPGMKHLDVAGGTGDVAFRILETLNSVKRRATQDVLEDNLHEETQIFVCEINPNMLNVGKKRAMERGLGEDKSLIWVEGDAEALKFKANSLDGYTIAFGIRNVTHIEKVLAEAYRVLKRGGRFLCLELSHVEVPVFKEFCGRASCRRHLPR; from the exons ATGGCCTTGAGAATGGTGACCAGGAAATTAGGGAGTAAACTGTTGCCCAGGTTCTCTTCTACTTCTCTACTGCATTCACATGCCACCAGTTTTG GATTTAAAGAAGtacatgaagaagaaaaaagtcgCTTGGTTGGTAATGTCTTCAGCAGTGTTGCTTCAAGTTATGATCTCATGAATGATATCATGAGTGTTGGATTACATAGATTATGGAAGGACAG ACTGGTCTCCAAACTGAATCCATTTCCTGGAATGAAGCATCTTGATGTTGCTGGTGGGACAG GGGATGTAGCTTTCCGGATCCTGGAAACCTTAAACAGTGTCAAACGCAGAGCAACACAAGATGTTCTTGAAGATAATTTACACGAAGAAACTCAAATATTTGTATGTGAGATCAACCCAAACATGTTAAATGTTGGTAAAAAGCGAGCCATGGAGAGAG GTCTTGGTGAAGACAAATCCCTAATATGGGTGGAGGGGGATGCCGAAGCCTTGAAATTCAAAGCTAATTCATTGGATGGTTACACAATTGCATTTGGGATTAGGAATGTTACACACATAGAGAAAGTTCTTGCTGAAGCTTACAG GGTACTCAAACGGGGAGGAAGATTCCTATGCCTTGAATTGAGCCATGTGGAAGTTCCTGTATTTAAGGAATT CTGTGGGAGAGCTAGTTGCAG GAGACATTTGCCTCGATGA
- the LOC126694895 gene encoding 6,7-dimethyl-8-ribityllumazine synthase, chloroplastic-like: MKMASFASTECFLPLYQSRLAPAHYQQNGTSAILHLNCKSKKSLSFSSSSSFSTQGTSLCYAVERKERSLFAQTAAVRHLMGSVTRTQGLRFAVVVARFNEIITKQLLEGALSTFKNYSVSEENVDVVWVPGSFEIGVVAERLGKSQKYHAILCIGAVIRGDTSHYDAVANSAASGVLSAGLNSGVPCIFGVLTCEDMEQALNRAGGKSGNKGSETALTAIEMASLFEHHLK; this comes from the exons atgAAAATGGCATCGTTTGCTTCCACTGAATGCTTCCTTCCTCTGTACCAATCGCGTCTTGCACCCGCACATTATCAACAAAATGGAACAAGTGCCATCCTGCACCTTAACTGCAAGTCAAAAAAGTCTCTCtcgttttcttcttcctcttctttttccaCACAAG GAACCAGTCTTTGCTATGCTGTTGAGAGGAAGGAGCGGTCGTTGTTTGCACAAACGGCTGCTGTTCGGCATCTGATGGGTTCTGTCACCAGAACTCAGGGTCTTCGCTTTGCTGTG GTTGTGGCCCGGTTTAATGAAATTATCACAAAGCAGCTGTTAGAGGGAGCTTTGTCAACTTTCAAAAATTACTCCGTTTCAGAAGAGAATGTCGAT GTTGTCTGGGTTCCTGGTAGTTTTGAAATTGGTGTTGTTGCAGAAAGGCTAGGGAAGTCACAAAAATATCATGCAATTTTATGTATTGGAGCTGTG ATTAGAGGTGATACATCCCACTATGATGCCGTTGCTAATTCGGCTGCATCTGGAGTACTTTCAGCTGGTTTAAATTCAG GAGTTCCATGCATATTTGGCGTCCTGACTTGTGAGGACATGGAGCAG GCATTAAATCGTGCTGGTGGTAAATCTGGCAATAAGGGTTCTGAGACTGCTCTGACAGCT ATTGAGATGGCATCTTTGTTCGAGCATCATCTGAAGTAA